GCAAGTCCACCGCCGCGACGTTTCAGTTCATTCAGGGTTTGCGTGATCAAACGCGCGCCTGTTGCCGCAAACGGGTGTCCATAGGCCAAAGAGCCACCGTTTACGTTGAATTTATCCATATCGATTTCACCCAGCGCTTTGCTGCGACCCAGCTTCTCCTGAGCAAACTTATCAGAAGCGAACATTTTCATGTTAGCCAGAGTTTGCGCCGCAAACGCTTCGTGCATTTCAATTAAGTCTAAGTCTTGCAGAGTCAGACCTGCGCGCTCCAGTGCCAGTGGCGTGGAGTGAGCCGGACCCATCAGCATGTCTTCGTGTACGCCGATAGCGGTAAATGCATAGTTGCGTACATAGCCCAGGATTTCGTAACCCAGTGCTTTGGCTTTGCTTTCGCTCATCATCAGTACCGCGGCGGCACCATCAGTAAGCGGCGTAGCGTTTGCCGCAGTGACCGAGCCATGCTTGCGATCAAAGACCGGACGCAATTTGGCGTAGCCTTCCAAAGACGAGTTCGCACGAATGTTGTTATCTTTGTCGATAAAGCCTTTGTACGGTTCAACATGTGCTGTCATGACTTCGTCTTTAAGTAAACCTTCATCCCAGGCTTTGGCGGCCAGGGTGTGCGAGCGATGCGCCAGCGCATCTTGATCGGCACGGCTGATAGCATGGGTTTTGGCCATTTGCTCTGCCGTTTGACCCATAGACAGGCCCGTTGAGTATTCCGCAACTGCCGGCGGTACTGGCATCAAATCTTTCAGTCTGAGCTTTGAGAAAATCTTCAAACGCTGTGACAAGGTACGTGCTTTGTTTAAATCAACCAGGCTGCCAGCCAGCTTTTTGCTCACACCAATGGGGAGTACAGACGATGAGTCTGCACCACCGGCGATACCCACCGCCGTGTGACCTGCAATAATAGACTCGGCAACGTTGGCAACTGCCTGGAAACTGGTGGCACAAGCACGAGATACAGAATAGGCATCGACGGATACCGGCATGCCAGTGCCCAGCACGATTTCACGCGCAATGTTTGGCGCTTCCGGCATTTGCACCACCTGGCCGAAAACCAGCTGGTCGATTTCGTTTTTATCTATGTTAAGGCGTTCCAGCATTTCATTGACAACGACCTTACCCAGGTCCAGTGCCGGTACGTGGTGATAGGCCGTAGCCTGCTTCGCAAAGGGTGTACGCAGACCAGATACAATGGCGATGCGGTCCCCTTTTGTTGTTTTTAGAATGTGTTGTTCAGACATGAATTTTGCTCTCCCGCTGACAGGTCTGACCTGTTATTGTCGTTTGATTCTAAACAACCGAATCCTTAATGCCAATAGCAAATTGGAAAATCTTATCATTCGAGCATGACTGAGATGGTCCATCTAAACGCCGCTTTTAAATCTAGCCTGATTTTTGCTCAATTCAAAAAGTCACTGAAAAATAAATGAAGTTTTGGGAACTTTCGTCTGCTTCAGTGTCTAATCAAGTTACAAAAAATCGCCCGCAAAACCTTGAGTTTTGCGCCTTAATCCTTATAAATAAGCAAAAAATTTGTCACAACAAGGACAAAGCACCATGGCAGTAAACGCATTTAGTGAACTGAAAAACTATCTCGACTCTCAAATTTTAGGTCAAAGCGCACTGACAGAGGCACTGTTGATTGCCTTGCTGGCAGATGGCCACCTACTGGTAGAAGGCCCGCCAGGACTGGCTAAAACCCGCGCCGTGAACGCGCTGGCTAAAGGCATAGAAGGCAGCTTTCAGCGTGTTCAGTTTACCCCGGACTTGTTGCCCGCCGATATCACCGGCACCGACATCTATCGCCAACAAACCAGTGAGTTTGTGTTTGAAAAAGGCCCTTTATTCCATCATCTGATTTTGGCGGATGAAATTAACCGCGCGCCGGCTAAGGTGCAGTCAGCATTACTCGAAGCCATGGCAGAGCGGCAGATCACAGTAGGCAAAACGACCTACCCGCTGCCAGAACTGTTTATGGTAATGGCAACGCAAAACCCGCTTGAACAGGAAGGCACCTATCCACTGCCGGAGGCGCAGCTAGACCGCTTCCTGCTGCACCTGAACATTGATTACCCACAAGCGAGCACTGAGCTGGAGATCCTGCGTTTAACGCGTGGCGAGGCGCTGTCGGAACAAACCGCGCAGTTTACGCCAATTTCGCAGCAAACCTTATTTGAAGCACGCAAAAAAGTGCTGTCATTGCATCTGGCCGAACCGCTTGAGCATTATCTGGTGCAGTTGATCATCGCTACCCGTGAAGCCGCTAAGCTGGATCAGCAACTGGGTGCCTGGATTGAATACGGTGCCAGTCCGCGGGCAACCATTGCACTGGACAAGTGTGCACGCGCGCATGCCTGGTTGCAGGGTCAGGACTTTGTGACACCCGATGATATTCAGGCGGTGCTGCACAATGTGCTGCGTCATCGTATTATTCTGAGCTATGAAGCGCAGGCAGACGGGATCAGCAAAGATCAGGTGATCAGCCGTATTCTGGAACTGGTCCCTGTGCCATAAGTGGTCGCGATGATGAAGCATTCAATGCAACCCACCGATCACACCCAGTGGCTGGCACAAAGCCACAGCAATGGTGTTGAACTGACACTCAAAGAGCTGCTTTATTATAAGAGCAAAGCGCGCTTGCTGGATCTCAAGCCCAAGCGCGCCATCCGCAGTGATCAGGCCGGGCAATATCTGGCACCACACAAAGGCCGGGGCATGGAATTTGCCGAGGTACGTCAGTACCAGTATGGCGATGATATTCGCGCTATCGACTGGCGAGTTACGGCGCGTACCGGTGAGGCCCATACCAAGCTGTACCAGGAAGAAAAAGAACGTCCGGTCTTTATCTTCTGCGATCTGTCCAGCTCTTTGCTGTTCGGCAGTCGCCTGTTGCTCAAGTCTGTTCAGGCTGCACATCTGAGTGCCCTGGTTGCCTGGTCCGCATGCGCCCGCGGTGACCGGCTCGGTGGTGTGGTGTTCAGTGAACAAGGCCACCATGAGCTTAAGCCCACGGCACGCGACAAAGGCGTGCTGGCATTTTGCCATCAGCTGTGTGATATCCACGCGCAAAGCCTGGCTCAGCGCGGCGAAAATCTGGCCTCGACGTTTGATAATAACCTCAAACGTTTGTCGCACCTGGCCAAACCCGGCAGTCTTATTTATCTGATCTCCGACTTCAGCCAGCTTAACGAGGCCAGCTTTAAACAGCTTGAGCATCTCAGCCGGCACTGCGAACTGATTGGCTGCCAAATCAGCGATCCGTTCGAGCATACCCTGCCCGCCTATAAAGATGCGATTGAAGTCAGTTCGGCTTCAGGTAGCTGGACGCTGCCACTGGCGGATAAACAATTCAGAACTCGATTTGCCGAGCAGGCCGAGCAGGCTTTCCAGACCCGCCTGGCCCGTTTACAACGCGCCGGTATGAGTATGCAAACGTTTTGTGCCTCAGCACCAATAGAAACACAGATCTGCAGGTAAGTGATGATGCAAAACCCACTAGATGCACTCCATGATGTGATCCCGCCCGAGCAGGTGAGCTGGTGGCCGCTGACCCCGGCCAGCTGGGCTGTGATCCTTGTCGCGCTGCTCATCGTGAGTGCCGGTATCTGGCTGGCAGTCAGACACTGGCAGCATAATGCAGCGAAACGAGAAGCCATTAAACTGAGTCAGCAGCATACTCAAGATGCCCTGGCGCTGCATGGCATACTCAAACGCCTGACCCGACATTACTACGGTACTGAACAGGCCGCTCAACCGACAGCACAGTGGCAGCGATTGCTGAACAAGCTCACTCGTCAGCAGTTTAGCCAGCAGGACCTCAGTTCGCTCTACAGCAGTCAACCCACAGTGGATTGCAGCAAACTGATGGCGGCGATCAAAACCTTTAAAACCAAAGAGGCCGTGCATGTTTGAACTTGACTGGCCACTGGCCTTACTGCTGTTACCCCTGCCCTGGCTGATTGCCCGTTTTAAACCAACGGCGGCACAAACTCAGGTACGTCTGCGGATGCCAGGCTACCAACAGCAAAGTGCAAGCTCGCGAAGCCTTGAACGTCCAAAGCGCAGTGTAAACCTGATCGAAGCCCTGATCTGGCTGTGCCTGGTTGTGGCGCTCAGTGGCCCCAGCTGGCTCGATGATCCCATTACCTTGCCCAATGAAGGTCGCGATATCATGCTGGCCGTGGATTTATCGGGCTCAATGACAGAGCAGGACATGGCCTACCAGGGCAAATATGTTGATCGCCTGTCGGTGGTCAAAGCCGTGTTGTCTGACTTCATTGTCGAGCGTCAAGGGGATCGCCTCGGTCTGATTTTGTTCGGTGACACCGCATTTTTGCAAACCCCGCTGACCCGCGACTTACAAACCGTCAGCCAGATGCTGCTCGAAGCACAAATCGGCCTGGTGGGCCGGGCAACCGCCATTGGCGATGCCATAGGCTTGTCGGTTAAACGCTTCAACCAAAAAGAGCAAAGCAGCCGCATTCTGATCCTCCTGACCGACGGTCAGAATACCGCGGGTAACCTGAGCCCGGAAGAAGCCCTGATCCTGGCCCGTGAAGAAGGCATTAAAATTTACACCGTCGGCGTCGGCTCGGATGGCCGCGGCGGTTTCAGCCTGTTTGGCATGGGCGGAATGACAGGCAGCAGCATAGATGAAAACACCCTGAAACACATTGCTTCAGAAACCGGTGGCGCCTATTTCCGCGCTAAGGATGTAAAAGGACTGCAACAGATCTATGCCGAGCTGGACAAGCTTGAACCGGTTGCCGATGAAAACCAGACCTTCAGGCCCAGGCAGTCACTGTTTTATTTGCCTTTGCTGATTGCACTGGCGCTGTGGAGCCTGACTTTACTGAGTCACGCCATCAGACAATTGCGAGCTAAGCCACTATGACAGAGTTTATTTTTATCCGTCCAACGCTATTATGGTTACTGCTGCCCTGGCTACTGCTAACGGGAGTGCAATGGCTGAAACGACATCGCAGTAACGACGAACAATTAATCGCCCCTCACCTTGCGCAGGTAGTGCTGGAAGATGGTCCGCGCAAGCAAAGTAAAAGTACGCCCTGGCTGGTGAGCCTGTTATTGCTGCTGAGTATATTAGCCGCAGCCGGACCTAGCTTTGAGAAGCACACAGTCCCGGTGTTCAAAAGCAAACAGGCCCGGGTGTTGGTCATGGATATGTCTTACTCCATGTTTGCCACCGACATTCAGCCCAACCGGCTCACTCAGGCCCGCTTTAAAACGCTGGATATGATTGAGCAGTTTACCGAAGGCGACACCGCTTTGGTTGCATACGCAGGAGACGCCTTTGTGGTATCTCCGCTGACTGATGATGTCAAAACCCTGGCCAACCTGGTACCCAGCCTGAGCCCAGACATCATGCCCAGCAAAGGCGCTAATGTGCTGGCAGGGCTGGATCAGGCTAAGACTTTGCTGGATCAGGCCGGTTACACTGAAGGGGAAATTATCCTGATCAGCGACGAGGTCGAACAGGAAGAGCTGGCAGATATCGCAGACTTGCTAAATGGCACAGGTTACCGACTACACGTTTATGGTATTGGCACGCCAGACGGTGCGCCAATTGGCCTGCCTGAAGGCGGTTTTTTGAAAGACCGCTATGGGCAGATTGTGGTACCGAAACTATATCCTGAGCGTCTGTCTGCGCTAGCCTCGAGACTCGGTGGTCGCTATGCGACTTATACCCCCAGTGACAGTGACATCAAAACCTTTGCCCCAGCCAAAGTGACCGATCTGGACAGTAATGAACAGCCAGGTGAAACGCTATGGCACCTGGATGCGGGTAAATATTTGTTGTTTGTCATTGTGCCGCTGGCGCTTTGGCTGATGCGCTCTCAGCCGCTCACTTTGGGATTGCTTGTGGTTGCGTTACTGCAACCACAAGTTGGGTATAGCGCAGACTGGACCAGCTGGTTTAAAAATCAGGATCAGCAGGCACTGGAATCGTATCAGCAAGGCGACTTTGAGCAAGCCCAGGCCGCTGACAACCCGCTGTTGAAAGGCACCGCATTGTACAAAGCAGGTGATTATGAGCGCGCAGCCGAGCAGCTTAAGCACACCACATCTGCCACCGGGCAGTACAACTATGGCAATGCACTGGCCAAGTCGGGGCAACTCGACCAGGCCATTGCAGCCTATGAGCAAGCCCTGCAGCTGGACCCCGACTTTAAACAGGCGCAGGAAAATAAACAACTGGTCGAGAGCCTCAAGGAGCAACAGCAGCAGTCTCAGCAACAAAATGGCGACCAGTCTGATGATCAGGAGCAGTCAGGTGACCAGCAAGATCAACAGCAAAGTGACCAGCAGCAAGACGGTGAACAGCAGAGCGAACAACAGAACGAGCAGTCGTCTTCGCAATCTGACTCTGAGCAACAATCAGACGCGTCACAAAGTGACACACAAAACCAGCAAAACGCTGAGTCTCAGAAGACGCCAGAGTCAGACAATGACAATGCCCCCGAGCTTGCGCAACCGCAGCAACAGGAAGCGCAGGATCAACAAGCTGAACAGGCTGCTCAGCAGATGCAGCAGGCACAGCAACAAGCTACTGAAGAGGAAAGTCAGCCACAGGGGACACAGCAAATGATGCAAAGTCGCCCACTGACACCTGAAGAAAAAGAAAAAGCACAGCAACTCGATCAGTTACTGCGTAAAGTACCAGACGATCCTGCTATTTTGCTGCGCAACAAAATGTTATTGGAATCACAACAACGGGTGCGTCAGCGCCGCCCGCGAGGAGTAGAAAAATCATGGTAACGCGATTACTGGGATCCGTGATCTTACTTATTACAATGATGCCTGTCTGGGCTGTGGACCAACTCAGCGCCAGTGTCGATAAAAACCCGGTGCTGGTTGGCGAGTATTTTACCCTGACCATAGAGGCCAACGGTAAAGTGTCTGGTGAAATACCCGATACCAGCGCGCTGAGTAGTCAGTTTGTTACCAGCCCAATCAGTACCAGCTCACGTACCAGTATTATCAATGGCAGTATGAGCAGTACCACTAGCTGGCAAATGCAGCTGCTCTCTCGCAAAGCCGGGGAATTTACCATCCCGAGTTTTGAGGTTGCAGGTCATCAGTCTCGCCCTATCAAACTCAAGGTCCTTGCCCGTGAGCAAGATGGCGAGGCGCAGCAAAATATCTTTATTAAGACAGAGCTCAAACCGGATACTCTGCACGTCCAACAGGCGGCCTTATACACGGTGAAATTGTATCTTGGTCAGGATCTGCTCGATGGCCAGCTCAGCGCCCCGCAGATGCAGGATGCGCAAATCGCCCAACTGGGGAAGCAAAGTGAGGACTATGAAATCGTCAATGGTCGTCGTTATATGGTGGTAACGCGGGAATATCTGGTACAGCCACAAAAAAGCGGCACCTTTACGCTGGAGCCGCCTATTTTTAATGGCCAGATCCGCGAAGGCTACCGTCGTATGGCCGTATCCGCGATGGGCGACAGCATTGAGGTGGAGGTGCAGCCCATCCCCAATGACTACGCCGGCACCTGGCTGCCCAGTGAACTGGTTAACCTCAGCGAAGAATGGCAGCCGAGTGACCAAACCGTGATGGTTGGCACACCCATTACCCGCACCCTGACACTCACCGCACTGGGCGTTACTAAAGAGCAGTTACCTGACATTCAGGTGCCTGACGTCGATGGTTTCAGAACGTACCCGGATGAGACCGATCGCAAACAAATGACCCGCGATGGCCGCGTGATTTCTCAGCTGATCGCCTCCTACGCCCTGCTACCCCAGACACCCGGCACTTATACCCTGCCTGAGATCAAGGTGCCCTGGTTTAATACCGTGATCAACAAAGTGCAGTACGCCACCTTGCCTTCAAAAACCATTGAGGTAAAAGCCGATCCCAACCAGGTTTCGGTTGCGCCCGCTCCGGTTGTCACAGCGCCACAACAAATAACAACCCAGGCCGAGCCACAAATTGTGATCCAGGCGGCGGATAAAACCTGGC
The Pseudoalteromonas viridis DNA segment above includes these coding regions:
- a CDS encoding BatD family protein gives rise to the protein MVTRLLGSVILLITMMPVWAVDQLSASVDKNPVLVGEYFTLTIEANGKVSGEIPDTSALSSQFVTSPISTSSRTSIINGSMSSTTSWQMQLLSRKAGEFTIPSFEVAGHQSRPIKLKVLAREQDGEAQQNIFIKTELKPDTLHVQQAALYTVKLYLGQDLLDGQLSAPQMQDAQIAQLGKQSEDYEIVNGRRYMVVTREYLVQPQKSGTFTLEPPIFNGQIREGYRRMAVSAMGDSIEVEVQPIPNDYAGTWLPSELVNLSEEWQPSDQTVMVGTPITRTLTLTALGVTKEQLPDIQVPDVDGFRTYPDETDRKQMTRDGRVISQLIASYALLPQTPGTYTLPEIKVPWFNTVINKVQYATLPSKTIEVKADPNQVSVAPAPVVTAPQQITTQAEPQIVIQAADKTWLDWALIASGYVLWLITLAIWFVTRQSSPSKPAAPEQTSKTPDEAEALKQLKRATNASDTAACYQALKALARAQGYAHLTAWRHQLSPELQNEIAKLQGALYSANQESVDLSLLYRLLATQHKQVKNAKKQTLEPLY
- a CDS encoding DUF58 domain-containing protein, with translation MQPTDHTQWLAQSHSNGVELTLKELLYYKSKARLLDLKPKRAIRSDQAGQYLAPHKGRGMEFAEVRQYQYGDDIRAIDWRVTARTGEAHTKLYQEEKERPVFIFCDLSSSLLFGSRLLLKSVQAAHLSALVAWSACARGDRLGGVVFSEQGHHELKPTARDKGVLAFCHQLCDIHAQSLAQRGENLASTFDNNLKRLSHLAKPGSLIYLISDFSQLNEASFKQLEHLSRHCELIGCQISDPFEHTLPAYKDAIEVSSASGSWTLPLADKQFRTRFAEQAEQAFQTRLARLQRAGMSMQTFCASAPIETQICR
- a CDS encoding AAA family ATPase — protein: MAVNAFSELKNYLDSQILGQSALTEALLIALLADGHLLVEGPPGLAKTRAVNALAKGIEGSFQRVQFTPDLLPADITGTDIYRQQTSEFVFEKGPLFHHLILADEINRAPAKVQSALLEAMAERQITVGKTTYPLPELFMVMATQNPLEQEGTYPLPEAQLDRFLLHLNIDYPQASTELEILRLTRGEALSEQTAQFTPISQQTLFEARKKVLSLHLAEPLEHYLVQLIIATREAAKLDQQLGAWIEYGASPRATIALDKCARAHAWLQGQDFVTPDDIQAVLHNVLRHRIILSYEAQADGISKDQVISRILELVPVP
- a CDS encoding DUF4381 domain-containing protein encodes the protein MQNPLDALHDVIPPEQVSWWPLTPASWAVILVALLIVSAGIWLAVRHWQHNAAKREAIKLSQQHTQDALALHGILKRLTRHYYGTEQAAQPTAQWQRLLNKLTRQQFSQQDLSSLYSSQPTVDCSKLMAAIKTFKTKEAVHV
- a CDS encoding vWA domain-containing protein, translated to MFELDWPLALLLLPLPWLIARFKPTAAQTQVRLRMPGYQQQSASSRSLERPKRSVNLIEALIWLCLVVALSGPSWLDDPITLPNEGRDIMLAVDLSGSMTEQDMAYQGKYVDRLSVVKAVLSDFIVERQGDRLGLILFGDTAFLQTPLTRDLQTVSQMLLEAQIGLVGRATAIGDAIGLSVKRFNQKEQSSRILILLTDGQNTAGNLSPEEALILAREEGIKIYTVGVGSDGRGGFSLFGMGGMTGSSIDENTLKHIASETGGAYFRAKDVKGLQQIYAELDKLEPVADENQTFRPRQSLFYLPLLIALALWSLTLLSHAIRQLRAKPL
- a CDS encoding vWA domain-containing protein, which encodes MTEFIFIRPTLLWLLLPWLLLTGVQWLKRHRSNDEQLIAPHLAQVVLEDGPRKQSKSTPWLVSLLLLLSILAAAGPSFEKHTVPVFKSKQARVLVMDMSYSMFATDIQPNRLTQARFKTLDMIEQFTEGDTALVAYAGDAFVVSPLTDDVKTLANLVPSLSPDIMPSKGANVLAGLDQAKTLLDQAGYTEGEIILISDEVEQEELADIADLLNGTGYRLHVYGIGTPDGAPIGLPEGGFLKDRYGQIVVPKLYPERLSALASRLGGRYATYTPSDSDIKTFAPAKVTDLDSNEQPGETLWHLDAGKYLLFVIVPLALWLMRSQPLTLGLLVVALLQPQVGYSADWTSWFKNQDQQALESYQQGDFEQAQAADNPLLKGTALYKAGDYERAAEQLKHTTSATGQYNYGNALAKSGQLDQAIAAYEQALQLDPDFKQAQENKQLVESLKEQQQQSQQQNGDQSDDQEQSGDQQDQQQSDQQQDGEQQSEQQNEQSSSQSDSEQQSDASQSDTQNQQNAESQKTPESDNDNAPELAQPQQQEAQDQQAEQAAQQMQQAQQQATEEESQPQGTQQMMQSRPLTPEEKEKAQQLDQLLRKVPDDPAILLRNKMLLESQQRVRQRRPRGVEKSW
- the fadI gene encoding acetyl-CoA C-acyltransferase FadI, whose translation is MSEQHILKTTKGDRIAIVSGLRTPFAKQATAYHHVPALDLGKVVVNEMLERLNIDKNEIDQLVFGQVVQMPEAPNIAREIVLGTGMPVSVDAYSVSRACATSFQAVANVAESIIAGHTAVGIAGGADSSSVLPIGVSKKLAGSLVDLNKARTLSQRLKIFSKLRLKDLMPVPPAVAEYSTGLSMGQTAEQMAKTHAISRADQDALAHRSHTLAAKAWDEGLLKDEVMTAHVEPYKGFIDKDNNIRANSSLEGYAKLRPVFDRKHGSVTAANATPLTDGAAAVLMMSESKAKALGYEILGYVRNYAFTAIGVHEDMLMGPAHSTPLALERAGLTLQDLDLIEMHEAFAAQTLANMKMFASDKFAQEKLGRSKALGEIDMDKFNVNGGSLAYGHPFAATGARLITQTLNELKRRGGGLALTTACAAGGLGAAFVLESA